A DNA window from Etheostoma spectabile isolate EspeVRDwgs_2016 unplaced genomic scaffold, UIUC_Espe_1.0 scaffold00018527, whole genome shotgun sequence contains the following coding sequences:
- the LOC116680970 gene encoding putative nuclease HARBI1, protein MEEVGAGFAHMAGHEAFRYVAGAIDGCHIRIVPPAEPQKRCYINRKLFPSVILQGVCDSRGKFLDTYVGNTGSVHDALVLRRSPMYKESLYPPPGFFLLGDGGYPCLQHPVTIMTPYRQPVAGQVQARFNKHHAKARSIIERCFGMLKTRWRAIFLRALEIRPLFAPKVISACCILHNLCLLTGDILEEDEEEEDEEHQGNVPDQGDQELSGIHLRARLAAQVSAPGELPAFLREHDYEQ, encoded by the exons ATGGAGGAGGTGGGAGCAGGCTTTGCCCACATGGCTGGTCATGAGGCCTTCCGCTATGTGGCTGGTGCAATAGATGGATGCCACATCCGAATTGTCCCACCTGCTGAACCACAAAAGAGGTGCTACATTAATCGCAAGCTCTTCCCTTCAGTTATCCTTCAGGGGGTGTGTGACAGCAGAGGAAAATTCCTGGACACATACGTTGGCAACACAGGGTCAGTCCATGACGCCCTTGTCCTCCGGAGGTCACCGATGTACAAGGAGTCTCTGTATCCACCACCTGGCTTCTTTCTCCTTGGAGATGGGGGGTACCCATGTCTGCAGCATCCGGTCACCATCATGACGCCATACCGGCAGCCTGTAGCCG GCCAAGTTCAAGCACGCTTTAACAAGCACCATGCCAAGGCCAGGAGCATCATCGAGCGCTGCTTTGGCATGCTTAAAACCCGCTGGCGAGCAATATTCCTGAGGGCTTTGGAGATCCGGCCTCTATTTGCCCCAAAAGTCATCTCAGCATGCTGCATCCTCCACAACCTTTGTCTGTTGACCGGGGATATTctggaggaggacgaggaagaggaggatgaagaacaTCAGGGTAACGTTCCTGATCAAGGTGATCAGGAACTCTCCGGCATTCATCTTCGTGCAAGACTTGCTGCACAGGTGTCTGCCCCTGGAGAGCTGCCTGCATTTCTAAGGGAGCATGACTATGAGCAATAA